The Kosmotoga olearia TBF 19.5.1 sequence ATAAACTGAACAAATGTATGGTATAGTAGATTAGAACAAATGAATTAATAATATATAGCAAGCACACAAATGAAGAGAATTGATAGCTAAACTGATAGGTGCTCACAACAAAGCAATCCAAAAACTTGGACAATCCTTTATTTCCAGTACGAGTACGATTTCAGAATCAGTTATAGAAAGAAAAGAGCAGCCAAATTTGGAGTAAAAGTTGAACGCTATACCGTCGAAGTAGTTCACAGAAATCAAGTCTTTATAATTGACCCCTTGGGAATAGTGGTTGTCTAACGTAAGTCAAGTGAATATGGTTCGAAGGCTTTTCTAAGAAGTGTTGGGATAGAATTCAAGAAAAACGGATGGTGGAAAAATGACCAGACTGAACGCTAGAGGAAAAGTTACCCTCTTGAGTTCCATTTTTATTTTTGTTCTGGCTTTTGTTGCTTCTATCACTAGATTCCACAATCTCAACCTTACCAGGTACAACGAAAGAGTAAAAGGACATATACACGCTTTTGAACTTTCAGTTCAATTGGTTGCTGAAAAGCTTTCTTTTGGATATTTTCAATGGACTGAATTTTATGACGCGGTTACTGAAGAAAAAGCCGATTTTATTCAGGAAAACTTTGATGAAATACTTGATAGATCTAAATATATCTCTTCTATAGAACTAATTGATAGACCGGAAAGCTTTCAAGATTTCGACCGCTATTATTCTATTTATTCTGAAAATGGCAGATTGTTTATTTTATTTAATGTCTACGATGATTTCGTTGAAAATGTGCTGAAAGACCGGGTAATAAAATGCGAATTGGATCTCGAAACTCTTCTTAAATTGCATGGTCTTACCACATTAGTTGATATCGTGAATGAAGGGAAGCCTTTCGCTTTTGGGCTTCACTATAAAATCAAACAACCTCCACTGCGTTTTTTCCACTTCGTTAGCTCTGTTGCCATAGCCTTTCTAATGGTGTTGATAATTCGAAGCATTATAAACAGAGAAATACATATTTACTATCAGACTGATGGTCTTAAAAGTCTGGTTTGGTTCTTTGAGCAGCGAGACAAATATACCGTCAATCATTCGAAAAAAGTCGCTATGATCTGTATGTTCCTTGGAAAAGCATTGGGATTACGGCGTAAAAAGCTGAAAAAGCTCTACAATGCCGCTTTGCTTCATGACATTGGGAAAATAGGCATCCCCGAATCTATTCTCAACAAGAAGGGTAAACTTACCAGCGAGGAGTTTGAAATTGTAAAAAAACATCCTGAAATTGGCGCAAACGTAATTGGTAAAATTCATCAACTGCAGGATTTGGCACCTATCATACTTTACCATCACGAGAGGACAGATGGGAGCGGCTATCCTGAGGGACTCTCGAAAGACAGAATACCGCTTCTTGCCCGTATTCTAGCCGTAGCGGACGTATTCGATGCGCTGGTGAGCGATAGGCCCTATCGTCCTGGTATGACACCTGAAGAAGCAATCAGAATAATGGAAAACATGGCATTAGACCAGGATATTGTCAAAGTATTGAGAGAAAACCTCGAAGAGATAATGAAATCGGTGAACTCGTTGCTTGTTCAGGAAAATGAATAGGTTTCGTAAAGTCAACTGTTCGAATCGATCTGCCACTTCTGACATTATCAACCGAAAAAATATTCGAAGAATCTTTGTGTCTTATTGTTAATTTGTCACTTACTAAACATTTTTTATTGTTCTTCTATCCTTCCTACCCGATCACGTTACGTAGAGATGGGTCATGGTACTTCCAGCCACATGGGTCTATAATCTTTATTAAACGTACATTTTTAGGGGAGTTTGATTTGTTTATCTGGGATTTTATCTTTGAAGCACTTACATATTCCAGCTTTGCTGCAAGAAGCATGCTTGGCCAATTCTTTGATATCGCGGGTTTCAGTCCCGTGGAGATTGGCTATTTGGTGGCTATGCTACCCCTTGTAGCATTGATTTCAAATCCATTCTGGTTTAGAGTGGGATCAAGGATTACGGATAAAAAAGCCTTCATAATTGTTTCGCTCATTTCGGGCTTTTTATTCTGGCCAATATACATTTCGAGAAATTTCATTCTTGGCCTCATTTCAATTGCCGCCTTTTCCTTTTTCTTCTCGGCCGTTGTCCCCCTTGGTGAT is a genomic window containing:
- a CDS encoding HD-GYP domain-containing protein, coding for MTRLNARGKVTLLSSIFIFVLAFVASITRFHNLNLTRYNERVKGHIHAFELSVQLVAEKLSFGYFQWTEFYDAVTEEKADFIQENFDEILDRSKYISSIELIDRPESFQDFDRYYSIYSENGRLFILFNVYDDFVENVLKDRVIKCELDLETLLKLHGLTTLVDIVNEGKPFAFGLHYKIKQPPLRFFHFVSSVAIAFLMVLIIRSIINREIHIYYQTDGLKSLVWFFEQRDKYTVNHSKKVAMICMFLGKALGLRRKKLKKLYNAALLHDIGKIGIPESILNKKGKLTSEEFEIVKKHPEIGANVIGKIHQLQDLAPIILYHHERTDGSGYPEGLSKDRIPLLARILAVADVFDALVSDRPYRPGMTPEEAIRIMENMALDQDIVKVLRENLEEIMKSVNSLLVQENE